From the genome of Polyangiaceae bacterium, one region includes:
- a CDS encoding pentapeptide repeat-containing protein, with the protein MDKTELELAIKSGEIITEVDLSGGDYSGTDLSGAIFEKVSFRGANLERCLFKESMLSECDFEDVRMSDANLRHAAVHRSNFRKADVRRSYMGVAKFYQSDLTEANLTGSDLVIGGLAECNLTRTDLSETNLDRAAIVDSTVTGIRFARARLKQTTLYKADLSEADFTDARFENTLFIMSKLRGKSFAGMDLTLSQFIDGDLEGTSFEGAIVRQCNFMRANLEGACFDKADGLQAIFVEAKLSRASFKKAVLTRSLFVDARLDLADFSESTINEAIFHRAQCEAAKFVGCDLTYADFTHADVSAADFSNAKVFRTRFHRVKDKDTLWCSRLAALGDEPDVAESEDWNPPY; encoded by the coding sequence GTGGACAAAACCGAGCTCGAGCTGGCCATCAAAAGCGGTGAAATCATCACCGAAGTCGATCTTTCGGGTGGCGACTATTCGGGTACCGATCTCTCCGGCGCAATCTTTGAAAAAGTATCCTTCCGAGGCGCAAACCTCGAGCGGTGCCTCTTCAAAGAAAGCATGCTCAGCGAATGCGACTTCGAAGACGTGCGAATGAGCGATGCGAACCTTCGTCACGCCGCCGTCCATCGATCGAATTTTCGCAAAGCGGATGTTCGCCGCAGCTACATGGGCGTCGCCAAATTCTATCAATCCGACTTGACGGAGGCGAATCTCACGGGCTCGGATCTCGTCATTGGTGGTTTGGCCGAATGTAACCTCACTCGAACGGACCTCTCCGAAACGAACCTCGATCGGGCAGCCATCGTCGATTCCACGGTCACGGGCATTCGATTCGCACGTGCTCGGCTGAAACAAACGACGCTTTACAAGGCGGATTTGTCCGAGGCTGACTTCACCGACGCACGATTCGAAAATACACTTTTCATCATGTCGAAGCTTCGGGGCAAAAGTTTTGCCGGAATGGATTTGACGCTATCGCAATTCATCGATGGGGACCTCGAAGGCACATCGTTCGAGGGCGCGATCGTCAGGCAATGCAACTTCATGCGAGCGAACCTCGAAGGCGCATGTTTTGACAAGGCCGACGGTTTGCAGGCCATTTTCGTGGAAGCCAAACTTTCTCGCGCCAGTTTCAAGAAAGCCGTGCTCACGCGAAGCCTTTTCGTCGATGCTCGGCTCGACCTCGCCGACTTTTCGGAATCCACCATCAACGAAGCCATCTTTCATCGAGCCCAATGCGAAGCCGCCAAGTTCGTGGGATGCGATTTGACGTATGCAGATTTCACGCATGCCGACGTATCGGCAGCGGATTTCTCGAATGCCAAGGTGTTTCGGACGCGTTTCCA